Proteins encoded by one window of Clostridia bacterium:
- a CDS encoding nucleoside hydrolase produces the protein MTKEPVKIILDCDPGHDDALAILLAAASPAVDLLAITTVGGNQTLEKVTLNARRVCTVAGIRDVPIAAGCPGPLARPLETAPDIHGDTGLDGHAFPEPDVPLASVHAVDLILDILRREPAGTVTLVPTGPLTNLAVALCKDPHAFRRAREIVWMGGALGLGNVTPAAEFNAYVDPEAARAVFESGVPVVMHGLHLTHQVRVTDAVRERIAAMDTPVARMVSDLMAFYADRYRRRFEMGDPPLHDPCAVAFVIDRSMFRTQRMRVDVETRGKWTAGMTVCDVHGVTGRPANAEVAMEIDVVRFWDMMLGALASLPVQSR, from the coding sequence ATGACCAAGGAACCGGTAAAGATCATCCTGGACTGCGACCCCGGCCACGACGACGCCCTCGCGATCCTCCTGGCCGCCGCCTCGCCGGCGGTGGACCTGCTCGCGATCACCACCGTCGGCGGCAACCAGACGCTGGAAAAGGTCACGCTCAACGCCCGCCGCGTGTGCACCGTCGCCGGCATCCGCGACGTCCCGATCGCCGCCGGCTGCCCCGGCCCGCTGGCGCGGCCCCTGGAGACGGCGCCGGACATCCACGGCGACACGGGCCTCGACGGCCACGCGTTTCCCGAGCCGGACGTCCCCCTGGCCAGCGTCCATGCCGTCGACCTCATCCTGGACATCCTGCGGCGGGAGCCGGCCGGGACGGTCACGCTCGTGCCGACGGGACCGCTCACCAACCTCGCGGTGGCGCTGTGCAAGGATCCCCATGCCTTCCGGCGCGCCAGGGAGATCGTCTGGATGGGCGGCGCCCTCGGCCTGGGCAACGTCACGCCGGCCGCCGAATTCAACGCGTACGTCGACCCGGAGGCGGCGCGGGCCGTGTTCGAGTCCGGCGTGCCCGTCGTCATGCACGGCCTGCACCTCACGCACCAGGTGCGCGTCACGGACGCCGTGCGCGAGCGGATCGCCGCCATGGACACGCCGGTCGCGCGCATGGTCTCGGACCTGATGGCGTTCTACGCGGACCGCTACCGCCGCCGCTTCGAGATGGGCGACCCGCCCCTGCACGACCCGTGCGCCGTCGCGTTCGTCATCGACCGCTCGATGTTCCGGACGCAGCGCATGCGCGTCGACGTGGAGACGCGGGGCAAGTGGACGGCCGGCATGACGGTGTGCGACGTGCACGGGGTCACCGGCAGGCCGGCGAACGCCGAGGTCGCGATGGAGATCGACGTCGTCCGCTTCTGGGACATGATGCTGGGCGCCCTCGCCTCGCTGCCGGTTCAGTCCCGTTGA
- a CDS encoding proline iminopeptidase-family hydrolase, with protein sequence MAYPGASKIVQVDGKYHVWTRRVGRGDVKVLLLHGGPGCSHEYLECFEEHLPPNGIEMYYYDQLGSYYSDQPDDPSLWTVERFREEVEQVRQALGLENFYLLGQSWGGMLSIEYALKYQRHLKGLVISNMTASIASYVKHINELRERLPKEIVDRMKAYEAQGDYENPEYQELLIQHLYRKHICRVWPWPDPLVRCFNHMATQVYNTMQGPNEFVVTGTFADWDRWDDLYRIVVPTLLIVGRHDTMRVEDIEEMGRRIPNSRVGICENGSHCSQWDDPDAYFRFVLDFIRDVEAGRPIGSAAVAG encoded by the coding sequence TTGGCGTATCCCGGAGCTTCGAAGATCGTGCAGGTCGATGGCAAGTATCACGTGTGGACGCGCCGCGTGGGGCGGGGCGACGTCAAGGTCCTGCTCCTGCACGGCGGGCCCGGGTGCTCGCACGAGTACCTGGAGTGCTTCGAGGAGCACCTGCCGCCGAACGGGATCGAGATGTACTACTACGACCAGCTGGGCTCGTACTACTCCGACCAGCCGGACGACCCGTCCCTCTGGACCGTGGAGCGCTTCCGGGAGGAGGTCGAGCAGGTCCGGCAGGCCCTGGGGCTTGAGAACTTCTACCTGCTCGGCCAGTCCTGGGGCGGCATGCTGTCCATCGAGTACGCGTTGAAGTACCAGCGGCATCTGAAGGGCCTGGTCATCTCCAACATGACGGCGAGCATCGCCTCGTACGTGAAGCACATCAACGAGTTGCGCGAGCGCTTGCCGAAGGAGATCGTCGACCGGATGAAAGCGTACGAGGCGCAGGGGGACTACGAGAACCCCGAGTACCAGGAGCTGCTGATCCAGCACCTCTACCGCAAGCACATCTGCCGCGTCTGGCCGTGGCCCGACCCGCTCGTCCGCTGCTTCAACCACATGGCCACCCAGGTCTACAACACGATGCAGGGGCCCAACGAGTTCGTCGTCACGGGCACGTTTGCGGACTGGGACCGCTGGGACGACCTGTACAGGATCGTCGTGCCGACGCTCCTGATCGTCGGGCGCCACGACACGATGCGCGTCGAGGACATCGAGGAGATGGGGCGGCGCATCCCCAACTCGCGCGTGGGCATCTGCGAGAACGGCAGCCACTGCTCGCAGTGGGACGATCCGGACGCCTACTTCCGCTTCGTGCTCGACTTCATCCGCGACGTGGAAGCGGGCCGCCCGATCGGGTCCGCGGCGGTGGCCGGATAG